One genomic region from Candidatus Chlorobium masyuteum encodes:
- a CDS encoding LuxR C-terminal-related transcriptional regulator has protein sequence MNNHKRNISLVVADTQFLTNEALKSILSPLYQVVHLVSTKAGLMQYLQQEKISLVITDYTLFDFDSIDDLGEIRKHYPDMGIIILTNAITHIKIKELNDSGIKNIVLKTDDGDELFHAIEAALKGKKYYSGDVLDILLKKDGPMEDASLLTTSEIEIVRLIAAGLSTKEIAVKKHISFHTVMTHRKNIFRKLSVSSSPELMMYAIKAGLIDNIEYHI, from the coding sequence ATGAACAATCATAAAAGAAATATCTCTCTTGTAGTTGCTGATACCCAGTTTTTAACGAACGAAGCACTCAAGTCAATTCTCTCTCCGCTTTACCAGGTGGTACACCTTGTTTCAACCAAGGCCGGTCTCATGCAGTATCTGCAGCAGGAGAAGATCTCGCTGGTCATTACGGATTACACGCTTTTCGATTTTGATTCAATCGACGATCTCGGCGAGATAAGAAAGCACTACCCTGATATGGGAATAATCATATTGACCAACGCAATAACGCACATCAAGATCAAGGAGCTGAACGACAGCGGCATTAAAAATATTGTACTGAAAACGGATGATGGCGATGAGCTTTTTCATGCTATTGAAGCGGCATTAAAAGGGAAAAAATACTATTCCGGTGACGTGCTTGATATTCTTTTGAAAAAGGATGGGCCGATGGAAGATGCGAGCCTCCTGACAACATCAGAAATTGAAATCGTCCGTCTAATTGCCGCAGGCTTGTCAACAAAAGAGATAGCAGTCAAAAAACATATCAGCTTCCATACGGTCATGACGCACAGAAAAAACATTTTCCGGAAACTGAGCGTTTCAAGCAGTCCGGAGCTCATGATGTATGCCATTAAAGCCGGATTGATTGACAATATTGAATACCACATTTGA
- the modA gene encoding molybdate ABC transporter substrate-binding protein: MKKITILIFTMLVMSLPAMAGELNLSVAASLKEVISELTASYTAKHPGTLFLKNFGPSGTLAGQIENGGPADIFIAANTEWVDYLNNKKLVDSKSIKTFTCNSLVFAGSTGKKVTSMKDLVKLEKIAIGSPKSVPAGEYAMAAMTKAGVFSKLTNKLVMAKDVRECLMYAELGEVDGAFVYKTDALLAKKARLLFTVPQELYPRVVYPMALTNKAAQNKEAKAFIAYLQGKEAKAVLTKFGFILK; encoded by the coding sequence ATGAAAAAGATCACCATACTGATATTCACCATGCTTGTGATGAGCTTGCCGGCAATGGCCGGGGAGCTGAACCTCTCGGTTGCCGCAAGCCTTAAAGAGGTCATCAGTGAATTGACCGCAAGCTATACCGCTAAACATCCGGGTACTCTGTTTCTGAAAAATTTCGGACCATCAGGAACACTGGCCGGACAGATTGAAAATGGCGGACCGGCCGACATCTTTATTGCAGCCAACACCGAATGGGTAGATTATCTGAACAACAAAAAGCTTGTCGACAGTAAAAGCATAAAGACCTTTACCTGTAACTCGCTTGTTTTTGCCGGTTCAACCGGTAAAAAAGTAACATCAATGAAGGATCTCGTAAAACTCGAAAAAATCGCTATCGGAAGCCCGAAGAGCGTTCCGGCTGGCGAGTACGCCATGGCTGCCATGACAAAAGCCGGAGTTTTCTCGAAGCTCACCAACAAGCTCGTCATGGCCAAAGATGTCCGCGAGTGCCTTATGTATGCCGAACTCGGTGAAGTTGATGGCGCTTTTGTCTATAAAACTGATGCACTGCTGGCAAAAAAAGCGAGACTGCTCTTTACGGTACCCCAGGAGCTCTATCCCCGTGTTGTTTATCCGATGGCGCTGACCAATAAAGCCGCACAAAACAAGGAGGCAAAAGCATTCATTGCTTATCTTCAGGGCAAGGAAGCCAAAGCGGTTCTCACCAAATTCGGTTTTATCCTGAAATAA
- a CDS encoding BrnA antitoxin family protein, whose translation MSKISKRSTILMPTAEEDKVITAAAKSDPDAQPLTSKQLKAMVPIRALRGRPRSENRKLLVSVRYSPEVIAYFKSTGEGWQSRMDGVLRKYVTRHSRSG comes from the coding sequence ATGTCGAAAATCTCTAAGCGTTCAACTATCCTCATGCCCACTGCGGAAGAGGACAAGGTCATTACTGCGGCAGCTAAAAGTGATCCTGACGCGCAGCCACTCACGTCAAAGCAACTGAAGGCGATGGTGCCAATCCGCGCCCTGCGTGGTCGTCCGAGGTCTGAAAACAGGAAGCTGCTTGTGTCGGTGCGTTATAGCCCCGAGGTCATCGCATACTTCAAGTCAACCGGTGAAGGTTGGCAATCGAGAATGGATGGTGTGCTTCGTAAGTACGTAACGCGCCATTCCCGTAGCGGGTGA
- a CDS encoding DUF4395 domain-containing protein yields the protein MSNLSPSNTAATKVCTGIPLPIVKLNRVVLLTGIVTAILAQQPVITTLLFVIILGAVVFGQKGSLIFIIGSRIFAEQNKSAKTEDPKLMRFNNSIAAILLGSAQIAFLLGADLTGWILSGFVAVAAAVALGGFCFGCYLFYQFNLQRFKLFGISRADEGKN from the coding sequence ATGTCCAATTTATCCCCGTCAAACACTGCTGCAACAAAAGTGTGCACAGGAATACCTCTTCCAATTGTGAAACTGAACCGGGTTGTGCTGCTCACGGGTATTGTGACCGCCATTCTCGCTCAGCAGCCGGTTATCACCACACTGCTCTTTGTTATCATTCTCGGCGCTGTAGTGTTTGGGCAGAAAGGAAGCCTGATTTTCATTATCGGATCGAGAATTTTTGCAGAACAAAACAAGAGCGCTAAAACGGAAGATCCGAAACTGATGCGCTTCAATAACTCCATAGCGGCAATATTGCTTGGAAGTGCCCAGATTGCATTCCTTCTTGGTGCTGACCTGACAGGATGGATTCTTTCAGGATTTGTTGCTGTGGCTGCGGCAGTAGCCCTCGGGGGGTTCTGCTTCGGCTGCTACTTATTCTATCAGTTCAACCTGCAGCGCTTCAAACTGTTCGGTATATCCCGGGCTGATGAAGGTAAAAACTGA
- a CDS encoding HPr family phosphocarrier protein produces MVNKHLTVKTPHGLHFRAAAKIVRISREQQCSILLEKKNGETASAESLLEMLTLCAISGTKLKVTAEGRNGSRALAMIEEVFENGAGI; encoded by the coding sequence ATGGTGAACAAGCATCTCACAGTAAAAACTCCTCACGGCCTCCATTTCAGGGCTGCTGCAAAAATCGTCAGGATTTCCAGGGAACAGCAGTGCTCCATTTTGCTTGAGAAAAAAAATGGTGAAACAGCCAGCGCTGAATCTTTACTTGAGATGCTCACCCTTTGCGCAATTTCAGGAACAAAGCTCAAGGTAACAGCTGAAGGCCGGAACGGAAGCAGAGCTCTTGCAATGATAGAAGAGGTTTTTGAAAACGGGGCAGGTATCTGA
- a CDS encoding TOBE domain-containing protein, translated as MVKSRRDAIGLEGSIWFQKAENKYLGGERIALLEKIDELGSINSAAKAVGISYKTAWHLVNLVNNLAEKPLVDRVTGGKGGGGTVLTREGKKVIEQFRIVQEEHRKYLHNLESRLGDASNLYQFLQRISMKISARNVFSGTIESITKGTVNAEVTLLIGEETRITAIITNGAVDNLSLKEGMNAYAIVKSSSIIIAQELHDAKLSARNIMPGIISKLIEGPVSTEVDVEIGDGNVISAIITHGSSEKLSLKEGDHACALFKASSVILGVN; from the coding sequence ATTGTGAAAAGCAGAAGAGATGCAATCGGCCTTGAAGGGTCAATCTGGTTTCAGAAAGCCGAGAACAAATATCTTGGCGGAGAGAGAATTGCCCTGCTTGAAAAAATCGATGAACTTGGCTCTATCAACAGTGCAGCCAAAGCCGTCGGGATCAGCTATAAAACCGCATGGCATCTGGTCAATTTGGTGAACAACCTCGCTGAAAAGCCCCTTGTTGACCGTGTAACAGGAGGAAAAGGCGGAGGCGGCACCGTTCTGACAAGGGAGGGGAAAAAAGTTATTGAACAGTTCCGGATTGTTCAGGAAGAGCACCGGAAGTATCTCCACAATCTTGAAAGCCGTCTCGGAGACGCAAGTAATCTTTATCAATTCTTACAAAGGATATCCATGAAAATCAGTGCAAGAAACGTTTTCTCAGGTACTATTGAAAGCATCACAAAAGGGACAGTAAACGCTGAAGTCACGCTTCTGATCGGCGAAGAGACCCGCATCACAGCCATCATAACCAACGGTGCAGTTGACAACCTCAGCCTGAAAGAGGGTATGAACGCCTATGCCATCGTAAAATCAAGCTCAATCATTATCGCCCAGGAGCTGCACGATGCCAAATTAAGCGCTCGAAACATCATGCCCGGCATAATCAGCAAACTTATCGAAGGTCCGGTAAGTACAGAAGTTGATGTAGAAATCGGTGACGGCAACGTCATATCGGCAATAATCACCCATGGCAGTTCTGAAAAACTCTCTCTCAAGGAGGGTGATCATGCCTGCGCACTCTTCAAGGCATCAAGTGTGATACTGGGAGTAAACTGA
- a CDS encoding (2Fe-2S) ferredoxin domain-containing protein — protein sequence MDKPKHHILVCASFRAQGTPQGICHKKESLSLIPYIESELADRGMSDVAVSATGCLNLCEKGPVLVVYPENFWYGEIDSEGKIDDILDALEEGEACEDHLIN from the coding sequence ATGGACAAACCAAAACATCACATTCTTGTCTGCGCAAGCTTCCGTGCACAGGGCACTCCCCAGGGTATCTGCCACAAAAAAGAGTCGCTCAGCCTTATCCCCTACATTGAAAGCGAGCTCGCCGACCGCGGCATGAGCGACGTTGCCGTCTCGGCAACAGGGTGCCTCAACCTCTGTGAAAAAGGCCCGGTGCTTGTCGTTTATCCGGAAAACTTCTGGTACGGCGAAATTGACAGTGAAGGTAAAATCGACGACATTCTTGACGCACTTGAAGAGGGTGAAGCTTGCGAAGATCACCTGATCAACTGA
- a CDS encoding O-acetylhomoserine aminocarboxypropyltransferase/cysteine synthase family protein: MSTPNYRFETLALHAGQSVDATQSRGVPVYRTSSYLFKNTEHAANLFALKELGNIYTRLMNPTTDVLEQRVTQLEGGAASVALASGTAAIFNTIITIAEAGDEIVSANNLYGGTYTQFDAILPKLGITVKFVDPKDPANFERAITEKTRALYIETIGNPVLDYSDVKAIAEVAHRNGLPLIVDATFTTPYLLKTIDLGADIVINSLTKWLGGHGTGIGGIVTDAGRFNWKGGKHPLFTEPDKNYHGLRWGIDLPEPLAPIAFALRVRTVPLRNLGASISPDNSWIFLQGIETLPVRMVRHSENALKVAEYLSAHPEVAWVRYPGLKNDPSYPLASRDLKNGFGGVVVFGVKGGYDAAVKIIDSIKLFSHLANVGDAKSLILHPASTSHSQLSAEQQLESGLSPDLIRLSIGLEHPDDLIEALDEVLHTEESQKQGWLSKLIKK; encoded by the coding sequence ATGAGTACACCCAACTACCGTTTTGAAACACTCGCCCTGCATGCAGGCCAGAGTGTTGATGCTACCCAGTCGAGAGGAGTTCCTGTCTACCGTACCAGCTCCTATCTCTTCAAGAACACTGAGCACGCAGCAAACCTCTTTGCCCTGAAAGAGTTGGGCAACATCTACACCCGACTGATGAACCCGACAACCGATGTGCTTGAACAGCGGGTTACACAGCTTGAAGGCGGCGCTGCATCTGTAGCTCTCGCATCAGGCACCGCAGCAATTTTCAACACGATCATCACCATTGCCGAAGCCGGGGATGAGATTGTATCGGCAAACAATCTCTACGGAGGCACTTACACCCAGTTCGATGCGATTCTCCCAAAACTGGGAATTACCGTAAAATTTGTCGACCCGAAAGACCCTGCCAATTTCGAGCGCGCGATAACTGAAAAAACAAGAGCACTCTATATTGAAACCATCGGCAATCCCGTCCTTGATTACAGCGATGTTAAAGCAATTGCCGAAGTGGCTCACAGAAACGGCCTGCCGCTGATTGTCGATGCAACCTTCACTACCCCCTATCTGCTCAAAACTATTGATCTGGGAGCTGACATTGTCATAAACTCTCTCACCAAATGGCTTGGTGGCCACGGAACAGGAATCGGCGGTATTGTTACCGATGCCGGGCGTTTCAACTGGAAGGGAGGAAAGCACCCGCTCTTTACCGAACCGGACAAGAACTATCACGGACTTCGCTGGGGCATTGACCTTCCGGAACCACTGGCACCGATAGCATTTGCCCTGAGAGTGCGCACGGTTCCGCTCAGAAATCTTGGCGCAAGCATTTCACCCGATAATTCATGGATCTTTCTTCAGGGTATCGAAACCCTGCCCGTCAGAATGGTCCGTCACAGTGAAAATGCACTCAAGGTTGCTGAATACCTTTCCGCGCATCCGGAAGTGGCATGGGTACGTTATCCCGGCCTTAAAAACGACCCATCCTACCCTCTCGCCTCACGGGACCTTAAAAACGGATTCGGCGGTGTCGTGGTGTTTGGTGTTAAAGGGGGATATGATGCCGCTGTAAAAATCATCGACTCCATCAAGCTCTTCTCTCATCTCGCCAATGTCGGTGATGCCAAAAGCCTGATCCTCCACCCGGCAAGCACCTCACACAGCCAATTGTCTGCAGAACAGCAGCTTGAGAGCGGTCTATCACCCGACCTGATCCGCCTCTCCATCGGCCTTGAACATCCTGATGATCTGATTGAGGCTCTTGATGAAGTGCTGCACACAGAGGAGTCGCAAAAACAGGGGTGGTTGTCGAAGCTGATCAAGAAATAA
- the cysK gene encoding cysteine synthase A, whose protein sequence is MGRIAKKLTDLIGNTPLLELGNFALEHEAVGSIIAKLEYFNPGGSVKDRIGFSMIEDAEKKGLLNKDTVIIEPTSGNTGIALAFIAAAKGYRLILTMPETMSIERRNLLKALGAELVLTPGPEGMPGAIRKAEELHSEYTNSFLPQQFKNPANPDIHRRTTAEEIWNDTDGKVDIFVSGVGTGGTITGVGEVLKQRNPGVKIVAVEPFDSPVISGGKPGPHKIQGIGAGFIPDILNTGIIDEIIQVKNEDALRTGRVLARTEGLIVGISSGAAAYAALQLAQREENKGKKIVVILPDTGERYLSTLLYQFEPEQVNI, encoded by the coding sequence ATGGGACGTATTGCAAAAAAACTGACCGACCTGATCGGTAACACCCCTCTGCTTGAACTGGGTAATTTCGCACTTGAACATGAGGCTGTTGGCTCAATCATCGCCAAACTTGAATACTTCAATCCCGGCGGCAGTGTCAAGGACCGTATCGGTTTTTCCATGATCGAGGATGCCGAGAAAAAGGGTCTGCTCAACAAGGATACCGTCATCATTGAACCGACCAGCGGTAATACCGGTATTGCACTGGCATTCATTGCCGCGGCCAAAGGGTACCGCCTTATTCTCACCATGCCTGAAACCATGAGTATTGAACGACGCAACCTGCTCAAGGCTCTTGGAGCCGAACTGGTTCTTACTCCAGGACCGGAAGGTATGCCCGGTGCCATCAGAAAGGCTGAAGAACTTCACTCGGAATATACAAACTCCTTTCTCCCCCAGCAGTTCAAGAACCCGGCCAATCCTGATATCCACCGCAGAACCACAGCCGAAGAGATCTGGAATGACACCGATGGCAAGGTCGATATCTTTGTCAGCGGTGTAGGTACCGGCGGCACGATCACCGGTGTCGGTGAGGTGCTGAAGCAGCGGAACCCCGGTGTAAAAATTGTTGCCGTTGAGCCATTTGACTCTCCGGTCATTTCAGGAGGAAAACCCGGACCGCACAAAATACAGGGTATCGGTGCCGGTTTTATTCCTGACATCCTCAATACCGGTATTATTGACGAGATCATCCAGGTAAAGAACGAGGATGCTCTGCGTACAGGACGGGTTCTGGCCAGAACGGAAGGACTCATTGTCGGTATCTCATCGGGAGCTGCGGCATACGCGGCTCTGCAACTTGCTCAGCGTGAGGAGAACAAGGGTAAAAAGATTGTCGTTATCCTTCCTGATACCGGCGAACGCTACCTCTCAACCCTTCTCTACCAGTTTGAACCAGAGCAGGTCAATATATGA
- the modC gene encoding molybdenum ABC transporter ATP-binding protein, with protein sequence MRVRIDAEKKMGAFSLQMQADVSGERIGIFGESGSGKSTIVNLVSGLLKPDKGEIFIDDECLFSSKQKIDISPENRRIAIVFQHAMLFPHLSVKANLLYGYKRCSAENRRVRPEGLINLLNLEPLLHRGVKHLSGGEKQRVALGRAILANPRLLLMDEPLSALDDKLRFQIIPYLRSASEEFGIPYLFISHSLTEMQLMTDQVLAVTSGQITETTTPERLARNSMAHSPNGYLNLLHLANPVIQSCLFSYRWGKNTLCISDGELSKESLFELSSREIILFKNHPEAISARNLLECLVTEMFNSDGRVGVVLSADGEKLVAEIVRPAADELDITTGSTLFAAIKASSFRRLG encoded by the coding sequence ATGAGAGTGCGAATTGATGCTGAAAAAAAAATGGGCGCATTTTCCCTTCAAATGCAGGCCGATGTTTCAGGAGAGCGGATCGGAATTTTCGGAGAGTCGGGCAGCGGTAAATCCACAATAGTCAATCTTGTTTCCGGATTACTGAAACCGGACAAAGGCGAGATATTTATTGATGATGAATGCCTCTTCAGCAGCAAACAAAAAATCGATATCTCCCCTGAAAATCGGCGCATTGCCATTGTTTTTCAACACGCTATGCTCTTTCCTCACCTGAGTGTCAAAGCAAACCTTCTGTATGGCTATAAACGGTGTAGTGCTGAAAACAGAAGAGTCAGACCGGAAGGCCTGATCAATCTTCTTAACCTCGAACCGCTTCTGCATCGCGGAGTAAAACATCTTTCCGGTGGTGAAAAACAGCGTGTCGCTCTCGGCAGAGCTATTCTTGCAAACCCGCGCCTTCTGCTTATGGATGAGCCGCTCTCTGCTCTTGATGACAAACTGCGGTTCCAGATTATTCCCTACCTGAGAAGTGCAAGTGAAGAGTTCGGAATTCCCTATCTCTTTATTTCGCACTCACTGACAGAGATGCAACTGATGACCGACCAGGTTCTGGCCGTTACCAGCGGACAAATCACGGAAACAACAACTCCTGAGCGGCTGGCCCGAAACAGTATGGCTCACAGCCCGAATGGCTACCTCAACCTCCTCCATCTGGCAAATCCGGTTATACAAAGCTGCCTGTTTTCATACCGATGGGGGAAAAACACCCTCTGCATCTCGGATGGAGAACTCAGCAAAGAATCACTTTTCGAACTCTCTTCCCGCGAAATTATTCTTTTTAAAAACCATCCCGAAGCAATCAGTGCACGAAACCTTCTGGAGTGCCTGGTCACAGAGATGTTCAATTCCGACGGAAGAGTCGGTGTTGTGCTCTCTGCCGATGGAGAAAAACTTGTAGCGGAAATTGTCCGCCCGGCAGCGGACGAACTGGATATTACAACCGGTTCCACCCTCTTTGCCGCTATCAAGGCCTCTTCATTCAGAAGGCTTGGCTGA
- the modD gene encoding ModD protein, with amino-acid sequence MLYHIAESEIERFIEEDLPYGDLTTSLLGIGSLPGEIIFSSRENTVLCCTEEAARVLERCGASVKSCIKSGSSVSAGVTILSASGSAEALHGGWKVALNLLEYASGIATRTAEIVSLVKEINPHIAVVTTRKSFPGTKKVALKAIMAGGALPHRLGLSESILVFRQHTEFLGGVERFLGSITALKARAPEHKIIVEAESAEDALKAAMAGVDVVQTDKISPAELALLVPEIRKKTPSVKISAAGGINKSNAADYAKSGVDIIVLSSVYFGKPSDIGVAIYPV; translated from the coding sequence ATGTTATATCACATAGCAGAGTCTGAAATTGAGCGCTTTATCGAAGAGGATCTCCCGTATGGTGATCTGACAACGTCACTCCTCGGCATCGGCTCTCTACCAGGTGAGATAATCTTTTCAAGCCGTGAGAACACCGTACTATGCTGTACCGAAGAGGCTGCCCGGGTACTTGAGCGATGCGGCGCTTCAGTGAAATCATGCATAAAAAGCGGAAGTTCAGTTTCAGCGGGAGTCACAATACTCTCTGCAAGCGGAAGTGCTGAAGCGCTTCATGGCGGATGGAAGGTAGCCCTTAACCTCCTTGAGTACGCGTCGGGCATTGCTACCAGAACAGCGGAGATAGTTTCCCTTGTCAAGGAAATCAATCCACACATCGCGGTTGTGACAACCCGGAAATCTTTTCCCGGAACAAAAAAAGTCGCACTGAAGGCTATCATGGCTGGAGGAGCACTTCCACACCGGCTTGGCCTTTCAGAGTCCATCCTTGTATTCCGCCAGCATACCGAATTTCTTGGGGGTGTTGAACGATTTCTTGGTTCGATTACCGCACTGAAGGCAAGGGCTCCGGAACATAAAATCATTGTTGAAGCAGAAAGTGCTGAAGATGCACTGAAGGCCGCCATGGCGGGTGTTGATGTCGTGCAGACAGACAAGATATCACCGGCTGAACTGGCACTACTGGTTCCTGAAATCCGGAAAAAGACTCCATCAGTAAAAATTTCTGCCGCAGGCGGCATCAATAAGAGTAATGCTGCCGATTATGCAAAAAGCGGGGTAGATATTATTGTTCTTTCATCGGTTTATTTCGGCAAGCCATCTGACATCGGTGTTGCGATATATCCCGTCTGA
- the epsC gene encoding serine O-acetyltransferase EpsC has protein sequence METKSSSIIENTIQLLAVSGGAACDFLPDHERLHPSIEKLKAIVELLRSILFPGYFGEPIQRQNSLPHILGVRVEKLYLLLAEQIRSVQQFNHENNHTADSGENSEGVAEQFIGILPEIRRKLCTDVRAIFDGDPAAKNYGEIIFCYPSIRAMINYRAAHTLLSLGVPLIPRIISEMSHSETGIDIHPGAHIGEYFCIDHGTGVVIGETCIIGNHVRLYQGVTLGAKKFTLDNDGNPAKNVPRHPIIEDNVVIYSNANVLGRITIGKNSIIGGNVWQTKSLPPNSRVLQQKAVESSFTDGGGI, from the coding sequence ATGGAAACAAAAAGCAGCAGTATCATTGAGAACACCATACAGCTTTTAGCCGTTTCCGGTGGTGCTGCATGTGATTTTCTGCCCGATCATGAGCGGCTGCATCCATCGATTGAAAAGCTCAAGGCGATCGTTGAATTGCTCCGTTCTATTCTCTTCCCCGGCTATTTCGGGGAGCCGATTCAGCGACAGAACTCTCTTCCCCACATCCTTGGCGTTCGTGTGGAAAAGCTCTACCTGCTGCTTGCAGAGCAGATCCGAAGTGTTCAGCAGTTCAACCACGAGAACAATCACACTGCTGACTCCGGTGAAAATTCCGAGGGAGTTGCAGAGCAGTTTATCGGAATTCTGCCGGAAATACGGAGGAAATTGTGCACTGATGTCAGAGCTATCTTTGATGGTGATCCTGCCGCCAAAAACTATGGTGAAATCATCTTCTGCTATCCCTCTATCCGGGCCATGATCAATTACCGCGCAGCACATACACTGCTCTCGCTCGGTGTACCGCTTATTCCGAGAATCATCTCCGAAATGTCTCATTCGGAAACCGGTATAGACATACATCCGGGTGCCCATATCGGCGAATATTTCTGCATTGATCACGGAACCGGTGTCGTGATCGGAGAGACCTGCATTATCGGCAACCATGTACGGCTCTACCAGGGGGTAACCCTTGGGGCAAAAAAATTCACGCTCGACAACGACGGAAATCCTGCAAAGAATGTTCCCCGTCATCCGATTATCGAGGACAATGTCGTCATCTACTCCAATGCCAACGTCCTTGGAAGAATAACCATCGGCAAAAACTCCATTATCGGAGGCAATGTCTGGCAGACAAAAAGTCTACCGCCAAACTCAAGGGTACTGCAGCAGAAAGCCGTTGAAAGCAGCTTTACGGACGGCGGCGGCATTTAG
- the modB gene encoding molybdate ABC transporter permease subunit — protein sequence MTQLTPEDITAIWLSLKVALTATALSLPFGFAVAWLLVFKSLRGKVVVEVLVNLPLTLPPVVIGYFLLLLFGKNGWAGKLLAEWGVELIFTWKAAVIASAVVGFPLLVRSIRLGMESIDRKLIEASRSLGASWYDSLLTIILPLSMKGIFAGASLMFARSLGEFGATIIVAGNIPGVTQTIPLAIYDYASSPSGTAMALSLCLVSVIISVVVLSLHEMLGKQLQRSTEL from the coding sequence ATGACGCAGCTGACACCGGAAGATATAACTGCCATCTGGCTGTCGCTGAAAGTAGCGCTTACAGCGACAGCACTCTCTTTGCCTTTTGGTTTTGCCGTCGCATGGCTGCTGGTATTCAAATCACTTCGGGGAAAGGTTGTTGTGGAAGTTCTTGTCAACCTCCCGCTCACCCTGCCTCCGGTTGTTATTGGCTATTTTCTCCTTTTGCTCTTCGGCAAAAACGGCTGGGCAGGTAAACTGCTTGCTGAATGGGGAGTGGAGTTGATCTTCACCTGGAAAGCCGCTGTTATAGCTTCTGCCGTCGTCGGATTCCCCCTGCTTGTGCGATCAATTCGCCTTGGCATGGAGTCGATCGACCGGAAACTGATTGAAGCATCTCGAAGCCTTGGGGCATCATGGTATGACAGCCTGTTAACCATTATTTTGCCGCTATCCATGAAAGGCATTTTCGCCGGCGCCTCCCTGATGTTTGCAAGAAGTCTCGGCGAGTTTGGAGCGACAATCATCGTTGCCGGCAATATTCCGGGAGTGACACAAACAATTCCTCTGGCAATTTATGACTACGCCAGTTCCCCTTCAGGCACAGCAATGGCTCTCTCACTATGCCTGGTTTCGGTCATTATTTCAGTAGTGGTTCTCTCTCTGCATGAAATGCTGGGAAAACAGCTACAGAGGAGTACCGAATTATGA